Proteins encoded together in one Flavobacterium keumense window:
- a CDS encoding GxxExxY protein, translating to MNITRTYLKDLIYQVNGAAIEVHKNLGPGLLESVYHQCLKKELELRKIKYPSEFLIPLNYKGYELESKLRCDLFIENTLVVELKSVAETSPIFEAQLLTYMNLLNAPIGLLINFNVKNIY from the coding sequence ATGAATATAACAAGGACGTATCTTAAGGATTTAATTTACCAAGTAAATGGTGCGGCTATTGAAGTTCATAAAAATTTAGGACCAGGGCTTTTGGAGAGTGTATATCATCAATGTCTTAAAAAAGAATTAGAATTACGAAAAATAAAATATCCGTCTGAGTTTTTAATTCCGTTAAATTATAAAGGTTATGAATTAGAATCAAAACTAAGATGTGATTTGTTTATTGAAAACACACTTGTTGTTGAATTAAAATCGGTTGCAGAAACAAGTCCCATTTTCGAAGCACAATTGCTTACTTATATGAACTTATTAAATGCCCCAATAGGGTTGTTGATTAATTTTAATGTGAAAAATATCTATTAA
- a CDS encoding VOC family protein: MAKINPHINFNGNAEEAFTFYKSVFGGEFAMVMRFSALAGPEFPVAEHEANKIMHIALPIGDSVLMGNDVPEIMGKTNENENRSKIVISAESKEEADKLFNGLSKDGTVEMPIGDSPWGSYFGMFRDKYGIEWMIDYDPKYNS, translated from the coding sequence ATGGCAAAAATAAATCCTCATATTAACTTCAACGGCAATGCCGAAGAAGCATTTACCTTTTACAAATCTGTTTTTGGTGGAGAGTTCGCCATGGTCATGCGTTTCTCAGCATTGGCGGGTCCTGAGTTTCCAGTTGCAGAACACGAAGCCAACAAAATAATGCACATCGCACTTCCAATAGGAGATTCTGTTTTAATGGGGAATGATGTTCCTGAAATAATGGGAAAAACGAATGAAAACGAAAACAGAAGCAAAATTGTAATCAGCGCCGAAAGCAAGGAAGAAGCGGACAAACTATTCAACGGACTTTCTAAAGATGGAACCGTTGAAATGCCAATTGGCGATAGCCCTTGGGGATCCTATTTTGGCATGTTTAGAGATAAATACGGCATTGAATGGATGATAGATTACGATCCAAAATACAATAGTTAA
- a CDS encoding MBL fold metallo-hydrolase → MKLYPIETGNFKLDGGAMFGVVPKTIWNKTNPADENNLIDIAARCLLIEDGNRLILIDTGMGNKQSDKFFGYYSLWGSHSLDKSLAKYGFHRDDITDVFMTHLHFDHCGGSIQWNKDRTGYEPAFKNAVFWSNENHWQWATEPNVREKASFLKENIIPMQESGQLRFIQRPEEDFLVKSELGFGILFVDGHTEKQMIPHLQYLDKTIVFCADLLATAGHIPIPYVMGYDTRPLLTMPEKTKFMNAAAENNYYLFLQHDAHNEIITVEKTERGVRLKDVFSADEILK, encoded by the coding sequence ATGAAACTATATCCTATAGAGACTGGAAATTTTAAACTCGATGGTGGTGCTATGTTTGGCGTGGTGCCAAAAACCATTTGGAACAAAACCAATCCTGCAGACGAGAACAATTTGATTGATATTGCAGCACGTTGTTTGTTGATTGAAGATGGGAACAGACTAATTTTGATTGATACCGGAATGGGTAACAAACAATCGGACAAGTTTTTTGGCTATTATTCGCTTTGGGGAAGCCATTCTTTGGACAAATCCTTGGCAAAATACGGTTTTCATCGCGATGATATCACGGATGTGTTTATGACGCATTTGCATTTTGACCATTGTGGCGGAAGTATTCAATGGAACAAAGACCGAACGGGCTACGAACCCGCTTTTAAAAATGCTGTCTTTTGGAGCAATGAAAACCATTGGCAATGGGCAACCGAACCCAATGTGAGAGAAAAAGCATCTTTCTTAAAAGAGAATATTATACCCATGCAAGAAAGTGGGCAATTGCGCTTTATTCAACGTCCTGAAGAAGATTTTTTAGTGAAATCCGAATTGGGTTTTGGAATTTTATTTGTAGACGGTCATACCGAAAAGCAAATGATTCCGCACCTGCAATACCTAGACAAAACCATTGTTTTTTGTGCTGATTTATTGGCGACAGCCGGACACATTCCGATTCCGTATGTAATGGGTTATGATACGCGTCCGCTGTTAACTATGCCTGAAAAAACAAAATTTATGAATGCCGCAGCTGAGAATAATTATTATTTATTCTTACAACACGATGCGCATAACGAAATTATTACGGTGGAAAAAACAGAAAGAGGTGTTCGATTAAAAGATGTGTTTTCTGCGGACGAGATATTAAAATAA
- a CDS encoding serine hydrolase domain-containing protein, producing the protein MKKILQLIGISAVIGLLYFGFTTYPKLDLISGFSAKSIASAHFIDHRSQKLIEQGDNDINLIDLAQNTIDEKGLFATASVNGVKERKAIYREGLGATLINDNFDTSKPYLIPKRTSSKARLVYPYGDAEQQDRVFSNIDYDQLNRTVANAFDKKGQKNKRTRSVIVIYKDKIIAEKYDTGFDKNSKLLGWSMTKSITATLFGILEKQGKFNIYQPAPIPEWANDARKKITTNDLLHMNSGLEWEENYGAISDVTKMLFQAEDMTRSQLEKPLAFQPNTHWNYSSGTTNLLSGILRKQFKTHQEYLDFWYSALIDKIGMHSMLVETDMMGNYVGSSYGWATTRDWAKFGLLYLHQGNWNGEQLFKPNWAKYVATPTNTSNGQYGGQFWLNAGGRFPDAPKDLYFASGFQGQMVAIFPSHDLVVVRMGLKEDPEFNFNGLLGGIVRSIKK; encoded by the coding sequence ATGAAAAAAATTCTTCAACTTATTGGTATATCGGCTGTTATTGGACTATTGTATTTTGGGTTTACCACCTACCCTAAACTCGATTTAATCTCTGGTTTTTCGGCCAAAAGCATTGCCTCGGCGCATTTTATCGACCATCGTTCGCAAAAACTAATTGAACAAGGCGACAACGATATCAACCTCATCGATTTGGCACAAAATACAATTGACGAAAAAGGTTTATTCGCTACCGCTTCGGTCAATGGTGTAAAAGAACGCAAAGCAATTTATCGCGAAGGTTTGGGCGCCACGCTCATCAACGATAACTTTGATACTTCAAAACCGTATTTGATTCCTAAAAGAACTTCGTCAAAGGCTCGTTTGGTGTATCCGTATGGCGATGCGGAGCAACAAGACAGGGTGTTTTCCAACATTGATTACGACCAATTGAACCGAACGGTAGCCAACGCTTTTGACAAAAAAGGACAGAAAAACAAGCGCACCCGCTCAGTAATTGTGATTTACAAAGACAAGATTATTGCTGAGAAATACGACACGGGTTTTGACAAAAACAGTAAACTATTGGGGTGGTCCATGACAAAAAGTATTACTGCTACCCTGTTCGGGATTTTAGAAAAACAAGGGAAATTCAACATTTACCAACCCGCTCCTATCCCCGAATGGGCAAACGATGCGCGCAAAAAAATCACCACCAACGATTTGTTGCACATGAACTCCGGTTTAGAATGGGAAGAAAATTACGGCGCCATATCCGATGTGACTAAAATGCTTTTTCAAGCCGAAGACATGACGCGTTCGCAACTCGAAAAACCATTGGCTTTCCAGCCCAATACCCATTGGAACTATTCTTCAGGAACAACTAATTTGCTATCCGGAATTTTGAGAAAACAGTTCAAAACCCACCAAGAGTACCTGGATTTTTGGTATTCGGCTTTAATTGATAAAATAGGAATGCACTCCATGTTGGTCGAAACCGATATGATGGGCAATTATGTGGGTTCGTCTTATGGATGGGCTACCACGCGTGATTGGGCGAAGTTTGGATTGTTGTATTTGCACCAAGGAAATTGGAACGGAGAACAACTTTTTAAACCCAATTGGGCAAAATATGTGGCTACACCTACCAACACTTCAAACGGACAATATGGAGGGCAATTTTGGCTGAATGCGGGCGGGCGTTTTCCTGATGCGCCTAAGGATTTGTATTTTGCCAGTGGTTTTCAAGGACAGATGGTTGCCATTTTCCCAAGTCACGACTTAGTTGTTGTGCGCATGGGACTGAAAGAAGACCCAGAGTTTAATTTTAATGGGCTACTTGGAGGAATTGTTCGCAGTATAAAAAAGTAA
- a CDS encoding aminotransferase class V-fold PLP-dependent enzyme, which yields MFDIQKIRADFPILSRQVNGKPLVYFDNGATSQKPQVVIDAIATYYSEINANIHRGVHTLSQLATDSYEASRIKIQNHINAQFSHEVLFTSGTTHSVNLVANGFASILKADDEVLVSALEHHSNIVPWQMLCEKTGAVLKVIPMNEKGELVMADFDQLLSDKTKIVTVNHISNALGTINPIKYIIDQAHQFGAAVFIDGAQAVPHLKPNVQELDCDFYAFSGHKMCGPTGTGILYGKEAWLNKLPPYQGGGEMIKEVTFEKTTYAELPHKFEAGTPNIAGGIVLGVAIDYLNSIGFENIQKQELELLNYATEQLLSIEGLKIYGTAEEKTSVISFNIDGIHPYDIGTIVDKLGIAVRTGHHCAQPIMNFFEIPGTIRASFAFYNTKEEIDIMVEAVKKAKMMLS from the coding sequence ATGTTTGACATTCAAAAAATAAGAGCCGATTTTCCAATACTTTCCAGACAAGTAAACGGAAAACCTTTGGTGTATTTTGACAACGGGGCGACCTCGCAAAAACCACAAGTAGTGATTGATGCGATTGCGACTTATTATAGCGAAATCAACGCCAATATTCATCGTGGTGTGCATACGTTGAGCCAGTTAGCTACTGATTCCTATGAAGCGTCTCGAATTAAAATCCAAAATCATATCAACGCTCAATTTTCTCACGAGGTGCTTTTTACTTCGGGGACTACGCATAGTGTGAATTTGGTTGCCAATGGATTTGCCTCGATTTTGAAAGCAGACGATGAGGTTTTGGTTTCGGCCTTGGAACACCACAGCAATATTGTGCCGTGGCAAATGTTGTGCGAAAAAACAGGTGCCGTTTTGAAAGTCATTCCGATGAATGAAAAGGGAGAGTTGGTGATGGCAGACTTTGACCAATTGCTTTCGGATAAAACAAAAATTGTAACGGTCAATCATATTTCCAATGCGTTAGGAACGATTAATCCGATTAAATATATCATAGACCAAGCGCATCAATTTGGCGCTGCCGTTTTTATTGATGGCGCACAAGCGGTGCCACATTTAAAACCCAATGTGCAGGAATTGGATTGTGATTTTTATGCTTTTTCAGGGCATAAAATGTGCGGCCCAACCGGAACCGGAATTTTGTATGGAAAAGAGGCGTGGTTGAATAAATTACCTCCTTATCAAGGTGGTGGCGAAATGATTAAAGAAGTCACTTTTGAGAAAACGACTTATGCCGAATTGCCTCATAAATTTGAAGCAGGAACGCCAAATATTGCCGGAGGAATTGTGTTAGGAGTTGCGATAGATTATCTAAATTCGATTGGTTTTGAGAACATTCAAAAACAAGAATTGGAATTATTGAATTACGCCACCGAGCAGTTATTATCCATTGAAGGATTAAAAATTTACGGAACGGCTGAAGAAAAAACTTCGGTGATTTCATTTAATATTGATGGGATTCATCCCTATGATATTGGAACGATTGTGGATAAATTAGGCATTGCCGTTAGAACAGGACACCACTGTGCGCAACCGATTATGAATTTCTTCGAAATTCCAGGAACCATTCGTGCTTCATTTGCTTTTTACAACACCAAAGAAGAAATTGACATCATGGTCGAAGCGGTGAAAAAAGCTAAAATGATGTTGTCTTAA
- a CDS encoding HesB/IscA family protein, with protein sequence MIKVSDTASKKIIEMMQEDGFDATQDYVRVGVKSGGCSGLSYELKFDKELTENDKVFEDNNVKIAVEKKSFLYLAGTVLEFSGGLNGKGFVFNNPNASRTCGCGESFSL encoded by the coding sequence ATGATAAAAGTTTCAGATACAGCAAGCAAAAAAATCATTGAAATGATGCAAGAAGACGGTTTTGATGCAACCCAAGATTACGTTCGTGTGGGCGTGAAGAGCGGAGGTTGTTCAGGCTTGTCTTATGAATTGAAATTTGACAAAGAACTCACCGAAAACGACAAGGTTTTTGAAGATAATAATGTGAAAATTGCCGTAGAGAAAAAATCATTTTTGTACTTAGCAGGAACGGTTTTGGAGTTTTCAGGTGGATTAAACGGAAAAGGATTTGTGTTCAACAATCCCAACGCAAGTAGAACTTGTGGGTGTGGGGAGTCTTTTTCTCTATAA
- the sufB gene encoding Fe-S cluster assembly protein SufB — protein sequence MSKYTEDDLKIELENKEYEYGFYTELDSETFPIGLNEEIVRAISKKKEEPQWMTDWRIEAFRAWEQMEEPEWANVHYEKPDFQAISYYSAPKKADPNKTLDDVDPELLAMYEKLGISLDEQKKLNNVAMDIVVDSVSVATTFKKTLAEKGIIFMSISEAIREYPELVQKYLGTVVPMKDNFYAALNSAVFSDGSFCYIPKGVKCPMELSTYFRINQAGTGQFERTLLIADEGSYVSYLEGCTAPSRDENQLHAAVVELIALDDAEIKYSTVQNWYPGNKEGKGGVYNFVTKRGLCEKNAKISWTQVETGSAVTWKYPSCVLKGDNSIGEFYSIAVTNNFQQADTGTKMIHLGKNTKSTIISKGISAGKSQNSYRGLVQISPRADNARNFSQCDSLLMGNSCGAHTFPYIESKNPTAKIEHEATTSKIGEDQVFYCNQRGIPTEKAIALIVNGFSKDVLNKLPMEFAVEAQKLLEISLEGSVG from the coding sequence ATGTCAAAATATACAGAAGACGATTTAAAAATTGAACTCGAAAACAAGGAGTACGAGTACGGGTTTTATACTGAACTGGATTCGGAGACCTTTCCTATTGGGTTAAATGAAGAGATTGTACGCGCTATTTCTAAGAAAAAAGAAGAGCCACAATGGATGACCGATTGGCGTATTGAGGCGTTTCGTGCTTGGGAACAAATGGAAGAACCAGAATGGGCGAATGTGCATTATGAAAAACCCGATTTTCAAGCGATTTCCTACTATTCAGCTCCTAAAAAAGCCGACCCAAATAAAACACTGGATGATGTAGATCCAGAACTGTTGGCGATGTACGAAAAACTAGGTATTTCTCTCGATGAACAAAAAAAATTGAACAATGTTGCCATGGATATTGTAGTAGATTCAGTTTCTGTAGCTACTACATTCAAGAAAACATTGGCCGAAAAAGGCATTATTTTTATGAGTATCTCTGAGGCTATTCGTGAATATCCTGAGTTAGTTCAAAAATATTTAGGAACTGTGGTTCCAATGAAAGATAATTTCTATGCCGCTTTGAATTCGGCAGTATTTTCAGACGGATCGTTTTGTTACATACCAAAAGGAGTCAAATGTCCGATGGAATTGTCGACCTATTTCCGAATCAATCAAGCAGGAACAGGTCAATTTGAGCGCACGCTTTTAATTGCTGATGAAGGTAGTTATGTGAGTTATTTGGAAGGATGTACAGCGCCAAGTCGTGATGAAAACCAATTGCACGCAGCAGTTGTAGAATTGATCGCATTGGACGATGCTGAAATTAAATATTCTACAGTTCAAAACTGGTATCCTGGAAATAAGGAAGGAAAAGGCGGAGTTTATAATTTTGTAACCAAAAGAGGGTTGTGTGAGAAAAATGCGAAAATTTCGTGGACACAAGTAGAAACCGGTTCTGCTGTAACTTGGAAATATCCTTCTTGTGTGTTGAAAGGGGATAATTCAATTGGCGAATTTTATTCAATTGCCGTTACTAATAATTTTCAACAAGCAGATACAGGAACCAAAATGATTCATTTGGGAAAAAACACCAAATCGACCATTATTTCCAAAGGAATCTCAGCAGGAAAATCACAAAACAGTTACCGCGGATTGGTTCAAATTAGCCCTAGAGCCGATAACGCTCGTAACTTTTCGCAATGCGATTCGTTGTTGATGGGAAACAGTTGTGGCGCACACACCTTTCCCTACATTGAAAGTAAAAATCCAACAGCTAAAATAGAACACGAAGCCACCACGAGTAAAATTGGCGAAGACCAAGTGTTTTATTGCAATCAGCGTGGTATTCCAACCGAAAAAGCCATTGCCTTAATCGTAAACGGATTTAGTAAAGACGTTTTGAACAAGTTGCCAATGGAATTTGCCGTTGAAGCACAAAAACTACTAGAAATTTCGCTTGAAGGAAGCGTCGGTTAA
- a CDS encoding DUF2480 family protein codes for MEDEIINKVAQSSLVVFDLEDYYPDDHVVDLDVSQWLTEGFLLRETEFRSQLKVMDWTPFEDKYVALYCSTDAILPAWAFALVTVHLAPFALKIIHGTKEMAIIEWYQDILNKLDYTDYFENPVILKGCSKKAVPNEVYTLAIQKLIKVSKSVMFGEACSAVPLYKAKK; via the coding sequence ATGGAAGACGAAATCATTAATAAAGTAGCCCAAAGTTCCTTGGTAGTATTCGATTTAGAAGATTACTATCCAGATGATCATGTGGTTGATTTAGATGTTTCACAGTGGTTAACCGAAGGGTTTCTCTTGAGAGAAACGGAGTTTAGGTCACAATTAAAAGTGATGGATTGGACTCCATTTGAAGACAAATACGTGGCTTTATATTGTTCCACTGATGCTATTTTACCTGCTTGGGCGTTTGCTTTGGTAACGGTTCATTTAGCTCCTTTTGCATTAAAAATAATTCACGGAACCAAAGAAATGGCTATTATCGAATGGTATCAAGACATTTTAAATAAGTTGGATTACACGGATTATTTTGAAAACCCTGTCATTTTAAAAGGCTGTTCCAAAAAAGCCGTTCCGAATGAAGTCTATACCTTGGCGATTCAAAAATTGATTAAAGTTTCTAAAAGCGTGATGTTTGGCGAGGCTTGTTCGGCAGTGCCATTGTATAAAGCGAAAAAATAA
- a CDS encoding SUF system Fe-S cluster assembly protein, producing MTQEIDTNELGEAIVKKLKTIYDPEIPVDIYELGLIYDVMVNTDYEVKILMTLTSPNCPVAESLPREVEEKVKSIENVKDADVEITFDPPWSKDLMSEEAKLELGML from the coding sequence ATGACACAAGAAATAGACACTAACGAATTAGGAGAAGCGATTGTAAAAAAATTAAAAACAATTTACGATCCAGAAATTCCTGTTGATATATACGAATTAGGTTTGATTTACGATGTAATGGTAAATACGGATTACGAAGTAAAAATCTTAATGACGTTAACCTCTCCAAACTGCCCTGTGGCAGAAAGTTTGCCAAGAGAAGTGGAAGAAAAAGTAAAATCCATCGAAAATGTAAAAGATGCCGATGTAGAGATTACGTTTGATCCGCCTTGGAGTAAAGATTTGATGAGCGAAGAAGCAAAATTAGAGTTGGGAATGCTGTAA
- the hflX gene encoding GTPase HflX codes for MLEKEVLNFEKTVIVGIVTQSQSEEKLTEYLDELEFLTFTAGGQVVKRFWQKMDKPNPKTFLGTGKIDEINLYVRENGVSTVIFDDELSPSQQKNISRIIDCKILDRTNLILDIFAQRAETSYARTQVELAQCIYLLPRLSGLWTHLERQKGGIGMRGPGETEIETDRRIVRDRISLLRDKIKTIDKQMGIQRSNRGAMVRVALVGYTNVGKSTLMNAVGKSEVFVENKLFATLDTTVRKVVIKNLPFLLSDTVGFIRKLPTQLIDSFKSTLDEVREADLLLHVVDISHPDFEDHIEAVNQILQDIKANDKPVIMVFNKIDSYQHLTIDEDDLMTERTTRHYTLEEWKSTWMNRVGEQNALFISATQKENFEEFRERVYEAVRQIHITRFPYNKFLYPDYKDAVEKEE; via the coding sequence ATGCTAGAAAAAGAAGTATTAAATTTCGAGAAAACCGTTATTGTTGGGATTGTTACTCAAAGTCAATCCGAGGAAAAATTAACGGAATACTTGGACGAATTGGAGTTTTTAACCTTTACCGCGGGTGGACAGGTGGTGAAACGCTTTTGGCAAAAAATGGACAAACCGAATCCTAAAACTTTTTTAGGCACGGGAAAAATAGACGAAATCAATTTGTATGTCAGAGAAAATGGTGTTTCGACCGTAATTTTCGATGATGAATTAAGTCCTTCGCAACAGAAAAATATCTCTCGGATTATTGATTGTAAAATTCTAGACCGAACTAATTTAATCTTAGATATCTTTGCTCAAAGAGCCGAAACTTCTTATGCAAGAACTCAGGTAGAATTGGCACAATGTATTTATTTATTGCCTCGTTTGTCAGGACTTTGGACGCACTTGGAACGCCAAAAAGGAGGTATCGGAATGCGTGGACCTGGAGAGACCGAAATTGAAACCGACCGCCGTATTGTACGTGATCGTATTTCGCTTTTGCGCGACAAAATCAAAACGATTGACAAACAAATGGGCATTCAACGTAGTAACCGTGGAGCGATGGTTCGTGTGGCTTTAGTGGGTTATACCAATGTAGGAAAATCGACCTTGATGAATGCCGTGGGGAAAAGTGAAGTATTTGTAGAAAATAAATTGTTTGCCACTTTGGACACCACTGTTCGTAAAGTGGTGATTAAAAACCTACCTTTCTTGCTTTCGGACACGGTGGGATTCATTCGAAAATTGCCTACGCAATTGATAGATTCCTTTAAAAGTACACTAGATGAAGTCCGCGAAGCCGACTTATTATTACACGTTGTAGATATTTCGCATCCTGATTTTGAAGATCATATTGAAGCTGTAAATCAAATTTTGCAAGACATCAAAGCCAATGACAAGCCGGTAATTATGGTGTTCAATAAGATTGATTCCTACCAACACTTAACGATTGACGAAGACGATTTAATGACCGAGAGAACAACGCGTCATTATACTCTAGAGGAATGGAAATCGACTTGGATGAACCGTGTGGGAGAACAAAATGCCTTATTTATCTCGGCCACCCAAAAAGAAAACTTTGAAGAATTTAGAGAGCGAGTATATGAAGCCGTTAGACAAATTCACATTACGCGTTTTCCTTATAATAAATTCTTGTATCCCGATTATAAAGACGCAGTTGAGAAAGAAGAATAA
- the sufD gene encoding Fe-S cluster assembly protein SufD has protein sequence MELKEKLLSSFMAFEERVDVQTELHDLRTLAIKNFEDKGFPTKKDEAWKYTSLNAILKKDFSVFPKNEATIEFKDVKKYFLHEIDTYKVVFIDGVFSSHLSSTTHDGIDVCLMSSALTKPKYKMVIDTYFNQIASKDESLTSLNTAFANEGAYINIPKSKVADKPIEIMYFSTGSEAALLVQPRNLVIVGENSHVQIIERHQCLNENAVLTNSVTEIFAQKRAIVDYYKIQNDELEANLIDNTYVSQKQESHVSVQTFSFGGNLTRNNLNFYHFGERLTSTLNGITIIGDKQHVDHYTLVHHAQPNCESFQDYKGIFSDRSTGVFNGKVYVEKEAQKTNAFQKSNNILLSDKATINAKPQLEIFADDVKCSHGCTVGQLDETALFYMQQRGIPKKEAKALLLYAFSNAVIENIKIPELKNRITTIIANKLGVKLGFDL, from the coding sequence ATGGAATTAAAAGAAAAATTACTATCGTCTTTTATGGCTTTTGAAGAGCGTGTGGATGTTCAAACTGAACTTCATGACTTGCGTACTTTGGCTATAAAAAACTTTGAAGATAAAGGCTTCCCAACCAAGAAAGACGAAGCGTGGAAATACACTTCTTTGAATGCAATTCTAAAAAAGGATTTTAGTGTATTCCCAAAAAACGAAGCCACTATTGAGTTCAAGGACGTAAAAAAATACTTTTTGCACGAAATTGACACTTATAAAGTGGTGTTTATTGACGGCGTTTTTAGTTCGCATTTGTCTTCTACCACACACGACGGAATCGATGTTTGTTTGATGTCTTCGGCATTGACCAAACCCAAATACAAAATGGTAATTGATACCTATTTCAACCAAATTGCAAGCAAAGACGAATCGTTGACTTCTTTAAATACGGCTTTCGCCAATGAAGGAGCTTACATCAACATTCCGAAAAGTAAAGTGGCTGATAAACCAATTGAAATCATGTATTTTTCTACTGGTTCAGAAGCAGCACTTTTGGTACAGCCAAGGAATTTGGTCATTGTGGGTGAAAATTCACATGTGCAAATCATCGAAAGACACCAATGCTTGAATGAAAATGCGGTGTTGACCAATTCGGTTACCGAGATTTTTGCACAAAAAAGAGCCATTGTGGATTATTATAAAATCCAAAATGATGAGTTGGAAGCCAACTTAATTGACAACACTTATGTGTCTCAAAAACAAGAAAGCCACGTTTCAGTACAAACCTTCTCTTTTGGAGGAAATTTGACGAGAAACAACTTGAATTTTTATCATTTTGGCGAACGTTTGACAAGTACTTTAAACGGAATTACGATTATTGGCGACAAGCAACACGTGGATCATTATACGTTGGTGCATCATGCGCAACCGAATTGCGAAAGTTTCCAAGATTACAAAGGCATTTTTTCAGACCGTTCAACAGGAGTGTTCAATGGGAAAGTATATGTGGAAAAAGAAGCGCAAAAAACGAATGCTTTCCAAAAAAGCAATAACATTTTGTTGAGCGATAAAGCGACGATTAATGCGAAGCCACAATTGGAAATTTTTGCTGATGATGTGAAATGTTCTCACGGATGCACAGTGGGGCAATTAGACGAAACGGCTTTGTTTTACATGCAACAACGCGGAATTCCAAAGAAAGAAGCCAAAGCGTTATTGCTATATGCGTTCTCTAATGCGGTGATTGAAAACATTAAAATCCCCGAATTGAAAAACCGAATTACCACTATTATCGCCAATAAATTAGGCGTGAAGTTAGGGTTTGATTTATAG
- a CDS encoding SufE family protein, whose amino-acid sequence MTIKEIQEEIVDEFSMFDDWMQRYEYIIELGKNLPLIKEELKTEENIIKGCQSKVWLQGEQQGGKVVFTADSDAILTKGIIAILIRVFSNQKPADILEADMDFIDEIGLKEHLSPTRANGLVSMIKNIKMYALAFNSKK is encoded by the coding sequence ATGACAATTAAAGAAATACAAGAAGAAATAGTTGACGAATTCTCGATGTTTGACGACTGGATGCAGCGCTATGAATACATCATTGAGCTAGGTAAAAACTTACCGTTAATCAAAGAAGAACTCAAAACAGAGGAGAACATTATCAAAGGTTGTCAGTCGAAAGTGTGGTTGCAAGGTGAACAACAAGGAGGCAAAGTTGTTTTTACCGCAGATAGTGATGCCATATTAACCAAAGGAATTATTGCTATTTTGATTCGGGTTTTTTCCAATCAAAAACCAGCCGATATCTTGGAAGCTGACATGGACTTTATAGACGAAATCGGACTCAAAGAACATTTGTCGCCCACTCGTGCTAATGGATTGGTTTCGATGATTAAAAACATAAAAATGTATGCCCTGGCATTCAACTCCAAAAAATGA
- the sufC gene encoding Fe-S cluster assembly ATPase SufC has protein sequence MLKISNLHASIGDKEILKGINLEVKAGEVHAIMGPNGAGKSTLSSIIAGNENYEVTEGEIFLDGEELADLAPEERAHKGVFLSFQYPVEIPGVSVTNFIKTAINEKRKANGQEEMPANEMLKLIREKSELLEMDRKFLSRSLNEGFSGGEKKRNEIFQMAMLEPKIAILDETDSGLDIDALRIVANGVNKLKNENNAVLVITHYQRLLDYIVPDFVHVLMDGKIVKSGTKELALELEERGYDWIKEELV, from the coding sequence ATGTTAAAAATTAGCAATTTACACGCTTCAATTGGCGATAAAGAAATATTAAAAGGAATCAATCTTGAAGTAAAAGCAGGAGAAGTACATGCTATTATGGGACCAAACGGTGCCGGAAAAAGTACGTTGTCTTCGATTATTGCCGGAAACGAAAATTATGAAGTAACCGAAGGAGAAATTTTCTTAGATGGCGAAGAATTAGCAGATTTAGCACCTGAAGAAAGAGCACACAAAGGAGTCTTCTTGTCATTTCAATATCCAGTAGAAATTCCAGGTGTTTCGGTGACTAATTTTATCAAAACGGCTATTAACGAAAAGCGTAAAGCCAACGGTCAAGAGGAGATGCCAGCGAATGAAATGCTAAAATTGATTCGTGAAAAATCCGAATTATTAGAAATGGACAGAAAGTTTTTGTCACGTTCTTTAAACGAAGGTTTTTCGGGAGGAGAGAAGAAGCGTAACGAGATTTTTCAAATGGCAATGTTAGAACCTAAAATTGCTATTTTGGATGAAACCGATTCAGGTCTAGACATCGATGCATTACGTATTGTAGCTAACGGTGTCAACAAATTGAAAAACGAAAACAACGCGGTTTTAGTAATTACGCACTACCAACGTTTGTTAGACTATATTGTTCCTGATTTTGTTCACGTTTTGATGGACGGAAAAATCGTAAAATCAGGCACAAAAGAATTAGCCCTAGAGTTAGAAGAAAGAGGATACGACTGGATTAAGGAAGAGTTGGTTTAA